The following are encoded together in the Humulus lupulus chromosome 5, drHumLupu1.1, whole genome shotgun sequence genome:
- the LOC133834324 gene encoding cyclic nucleotide-gated ion channel 1-like translates to MNNLEGKHLVTSRDDYSPKQDNSIATKDGRQDHSPHNKDKIKVEKILNPWAAYSRLWNKIFLASCVIGVSIDPLFLYIPIVNEEQKCIDRDFKMEIISLVLRSLTDLFYVLHIIFRLKTALAMSKEFGLSIFTGFPWSYLLIDVLAILPLPQMVVLVYFSKLSGSKSLVARKFINSLLILQYLPRILRVYLSAKELGSTFDSLTRRVSVRGAFFFFLYIIFGHVFGAFWYFYSIFHESRCWHLACKKLTPQECIPGPFDCHSRHPMKNFTKLNQYCPVNPPNTDIFDFGIFSQAIESRIVCKTDFTKKFFRSFWWGLRNLSSFGQNLDTTSNVQENVFAIVISILGLLLFLYLIGNLQFAAWASKILGMKKYDSNTTKQKAELWISKNEISEDVTPKIKKFIQLRLQEGKDVDNINLLHVLPFSLAMLIKKHMCFPILRKVPQFQNMDEFVHETICKYLKPVTYSEKSYIIRKGEPLDMMLFITQGVVWSFGSSTSPMNGLQKGDFFGNELVEWQLNSTSYNDFPISTANFKSHTNVEAFALMAIDLKHALSHCWPKFSKYYLTSDESMPEGLKYFAATSVQREFRCYMMNKKEQDKFTIRTVY, encoded by the exons ATGAACAATCTTGAAGGCAAGCATTTGGTCACATCGCG GGATGATTATAGTCCGAAGCAAGATAATTCCATCGCCACTAAAGATGGAAGGCAAGATCATTCACCACAcaataaagataaaataaaagTTGAGAAAATATTGAATCCATGGGCAGCATACTCGCGACTATGGAATAAGATATTCTTGGCTTCATGTGTAATTGGAGTCTCAATCGATCCATTGTTCCTTTACATTCCAATTGTAAACGAGGAACAAAAGTGCATTGATAGAGACTTCAAAATGGAGATCATATCTCTTGTTTTACGATCTCTTactgatttattttatgttttacatATTATTTTTCGGCTGAAAACTGCACTAGCCATGTCCAAGGAATTTGGTCTATCCATTTTCACAGGATTTCCTTGGTCTTATCTTCTAATCGATGTTTTAGCCATCCTTCCTCTCCCTCAG ATGGTAGTTTTAGTGTACTTCTCCAAGCTTTCGGGATCAAAATCTTTGGTTGCAAGAAAGTTCATCAACTCATTACTTATTCTCCAATACCTACCTCGGATTCTTCGTGTGTACTTATCAGCCAAAGAGCTAGGAAGTACTTTTGACTCACTTACTCGACGTGTATCAGTTAGAGGTgccttcttctttttcctctaCATCATTTTTGGTCAT GTGTTTGGGGCCTTTTGGTACTTCTATTCGATTTTTCATGAGTCACGTTGCTGGCATCTTGCCTGTAAGAAACTAACACCACAAGAATGTATTCCTGGTCCTTTTGATTGTCACAGCAGACATCCCATGAAGAATTTCACAAAGCTGAATCAATATTGCCCCGTTAATCCACCAAATACTGACATATTCGATTTTGGAATATTTTCTCAAGCCATTGAGTCTCGCATAGTCTGCAAAACAGATTTTACCAAAAAGTTCTTTCGTAGTTTTTGGTGGGGTTTGAGAAATTTGAG ttCTTTCGGTCAAAACCTTGACACAACTAGCAATGTACAAGAGAACGTGTTCGCAATTGTCATTTCTATCTTGGGTTTACTTCTATTTTTATATCTTATTGGAAATTTGCAG TTTGCAGCTTGGGCATCTAAAATACTGGGTATGAAAAAATATGACTCGAACACAACAAAACAAAAGGCGGAGTTGTGGATATCAAAAAATGAAATTTCTGAGGATGTAACACCAAAGATTAAGAAATTCATACAGTTGAGACTTCAAGAAGGAAAAGACGTAGATAATATCAACCTTTTGCATGTACTTCCATTTTCATTGGCAATGTTGATTAAGAAACACATGTGTTTTCCTATATTAAGAAAG gTTCCACAGTTTCAAAACATGGATGAATTTGTACATGAAACAATCTGCAAATATCTAAAGCCAGTCACATATTCAGAGAAAAGTTATATCATTCGGAAAGGAGAGCCACTGGATATGATGCTCTTCATAACACAAGGTGTTGTGTGGAGCTTCGGAAGTAGTACTAGTCCGATGAATGGTCTTCAAAAAGGAGACTTTTTTGGAAATGAACTCGTAGAATGGCAGTTAAACTCAACATCCTATAATGACTTTCCAATCTCTACTGCTAATTTCAAGTCTCATACCAATGTTGAAGCCTTTGCTCTAATGGCAATTGACTTGAAGCATGCACTCTCCCATTGCTGGCCCAAGTTCTCTAAATACTACTTAACCAGTGATGAATCCATGCCTGAGGGCTTGAAATATTTTGCAGCTACTTCTGTGCAACGAGAATTCCGATGTTACATGATGAATAAAAAGGAACAAGATAAGTTCACCATACGTACTGTTTACTGA
- the LOC133780232 gene encoding uncharacterized protein LOC133780232, which translates to MSMKYKGRGNVREYIMEMYQIASKLKALKIELSEDLLVLMVLILLPAHFNQFKVSYNCQREKWTLNKLISHCVQEEERLKQDKTESAHLASASKDKGKKRKHENEAAKGPAQKKQQKDSDGCFFCNKPGHVKKNCTKYHAWRAKKGLPELLKAK; encoded by the exons ATGtccatgaagtataagggtcgaggAAATGTTagggagtacattatggaaatgTACCAAATTGCTTCAAAACTTAAGGCACTTAAGATCGAGCTTTCTGAGGATTTGCTTGTTCTTATGGTTTTGATATTGCTTCCTGCACATTTTAATCAGTTCAAAGTAAGTTATAACTGTCAAAGGGAGAAATGGACTCTAAACAAGCTCATTTCTCATTGTGTGCAAGAGGAAGAACGGTTGAAGCAAGATAAAACTGAAAGTGCTCACTTGGCCAGTGCCTCTAAGGATAAGGGCAAGAAAAGAAAGCATGAAAATGAAGCTGCTAAGGGTCCAgcccaaaagaaacaacagaaGGATTCAGATGGTTGTTTCTTTTGTAACAAGCCTGGACATGTGAAGAAAAATTGTACCAAGTATCACGCATGGCGTGCAAAGAAAG GGTTGCCTGAGCTACTGAAAGCCAAGTGA